In Woeseia oceani, one DNA window encodes the following:
- a CDS encoding TetR/AcrR family transcriptional regulator, translating into MGKEKTTGVVRTELTSKGSRRVNQILEASSAIIAKNGFRALNKRSVASWLNISDGNVSYYFPTKESLWLAVIDHELSEYYRRHHPESEVDENDPQAAFDDYVSRWIDEYQDPTVRVFFSQIISVAESSSRIASKRDEIYESFTEALLGFARRLEPDVQAKELERRVLTAIAVLEGLHTVSAFRPTLFADDSRYKRRIVSLVNSIVRGDVN; encoded by the coding sequence ATGGGAAAAGAAAAGACTACCGGGGTCGTTCGCACCGAGTTGACCAGCAAGGGAAGCCGGCGGGTTAATCAAATTCTTGAGGCATCGTCTGCCATCATTGCCAAGAACGGTTTTCGCGCGCTGAACAAGCGCAGCGTTGCCAGCTGGCTCAATATCAGTGACGGCAATGTCAGCTATTATTTTCCAACCAAGGAATCCTTGTGGCTGGCAGTCATCGACCATGAATTGTCCGAATATTACCGACGGCATCATCCCGAGTCGGAGGTAGACGAGAATGATCCGCAGGCGGCGTTCGACGACTACGTCAGTCGCTGGATAGACGAGTACCAGGACCCGACCGTGCGGGTATTTTTCTCGCAGATCATTTCGGTGGCGGAATCCAGCAGTCGCATCGCCAGCAAACGCGATGAAATCTATGAGTCCTTTACCGAAGCGCTACTGGGCTTTGCCCGCCGGCTTGAACCTGACGTCCAGGCAAAGGAGCTGGAGCGACGCGTGCTGACCGCCATTGCTGTTCTCGAAGGCCTGCACACCGTTTCGGCGTTCAGGCCCACGCTGTTCGCTGATGATTCACGGTACAAGCGGCGAATTGTTTCGCTGGTCAACTCGATCGTGCGCGGTGACGTTAACTGA
- a CDS encoding efflux RND transporter periplasmic adaptor subunit, with amino-acid sequence MPTVIAIAAVLAVGVALGRWWPASTDTPAGSDTAEKEVLYWQAPMDASFRRDAPGKSPMGMDLVPVYAVDAASEDAGVVSIDPRIVNNLGIRTASAELSPLSRRIETVGYVGYDEDTVHHVHTRVDGWIEELSIKASGDRVQRGQVLFALYSPTLVNAQEEYLAALKSRNSALHEASRERLAALGVAADEIERLDRERSVKQRLQVLAHSDGVVAHLGVREGIYVTPSMDVMSIANLDRVWVLVEVFERQSAWLKEGQKAEVELDYLPGVRLTGEVDYIYPELDSGTRTVKARLRFDNAGETLRPNMFARVMIYGTPTSPVVHVPREALIRGGETNRVVLALPDGKFRAQPVEVGIEAGDRVEILSGLSADDSVVTSGQFLIDSESNIESALARLGPADNAVTTDDHAGHAMPSEPAPQDHSGHHGMSMNHGADRGVSDEQVPENHSEHYDVSLECDAEHRISAEHESQDHSEHEGMSMDHAADKEESQR; translated from the coding sequence GTGCCTACTGTAATTGCAATCGCTGCCGTGCTGGCAGTGGGAGTCGCGCTCGGTCGCTGGTGGCCGGCCAGCACTGATACTCCAGCAGGCTCCGATACAGCGGAGAAAGAAGTGTTGTATTGGCAGGCTCCGATGGATGCCAGTTTCCGGCGTGATGCTCCCGGCAAATCGCCTATGGGAATGGACCTGGTACCGGTTTATGCCGTTGATGCAGCGAGCGAGGACGCTGGCGTTGTGTCCATTGATCCACGAATCGTCAACAACCTCGGTATTCGTACTGCCTCTGCGGAATTGAGTCCCCTGTCGCGGCGTATCGAAACCGTCGGCTACGTTGGCTACGACGAGGACACGGTGCATCACGTGCATACCCGCGTCGATGGCTGGATCGAAGAATTGTCGATCAAGGCAAGTGGCGACCGGGTTCAGCGCGGGCAGGTGCTGTTCGCCCTCTATTCACCCACGCTGGTAAATGCACAGGAGGAATACCTCGCCGCATTGAAGAGTCGGAATTCTGCATTGCACGAGGCTTCTCGTGAACGTCTGGCTGCACTTGGCGTGGCAGCAGACGAGATCGAGCGGCTTGATCGCGAGCGCAGTGTAAAGCAGCGGTTGCAGGTGCTGGCCCATTCCGACGGTGTCGTTGCGCACCTGGGTGTGCGTGAAGGCATTTACGTCACGCCATCGATGGATGTGATGTCGATCGCAAATCTTGATCGGGTGTGGGTGCTGGTTGAAGTCTTTGAACGGCAATCGGCCTGGCTTAAGGAAGGGCAGAAAGCGGAAGTTGAGCTCGATTATCTCCCCGGTGTGCGTCTAACGGGTGAGGTTGATTACATCTACCCTGAGCTTGATTCGGGCACTCGCACGGTGAAAGCTCGGCTGCGCTTCGACAATGCGGGCGAGACTCTGCGCCCCAATATGTTTGCGAGGGTCATGATTTATGGCACTCCTACCTCGCCAGTCGTGCATGTGCCTCGCGAGGCGTTGATTCGTGGCGGTGAAACGAATCGCGTTGTTCTTGCTCTGCCGGACGGGAAGTTCAGGGCACAACCCGTCGAAGTGGGTATAGAGGCGGGCGATAGGGTGGAGATTCTTTCGGGCTTGAGTGCTGATGATTCGGTGGTGACGTCCGGTCAGTTCCTTATTGATTCCGAATCGAACATCGAGTCGGCGCTGGCCCGTTTGGGGCCTGCTGACAATGCGGTGACGACTGATGACCACGCCGGTCATGCAATGCCTTCCGAACCGGCGCCGCAGGATCACAGTGGTCATCACGGCATGTCGATGAATCACGGCGCTGATCGCGGAGTTTCAGATGAACAGGTGCCAGAAAATCACAGTGAGCATTACGACGTGTCGTTAGAGTGCGATGCTGAGCACAGAATTTCAGCCGAACACGAATCACAGGATCACAGTGAACATGAGGGCATGTCGATGGATCACGCTGCTGACAAAGAAGAGTCGCAGCGATGA
- a CDS encoding TolC family protein gives MLLRCWENSHQNKPAFSGCRLATALNAALLLFVFVALAPIYAQELPPLTLTEAEELALRQEPGQAAYLARADALQEQAVVAGQLPDPTLRIGLANFPVEAGGFSTEAMTQAQLGLRQSFPAGKSRVFSAQRFQSLAAEMEQNAEARGRDVLSMVRGAWLDVYYWQHATATAKESRRYFDDLVTVTRSLYAVGKKDQQDVLRADLELSRLDDRLIDFQRQAGTARAALSEWLGADADRAVASELPAWSRVPAIERLQDELANHPALRAVDSQINARLADIDIAKERFKPGWALDLGYGYREGSLPSGQPRSDFVSLSVTVDLPVFRKNRQDRSLAAALGERRSAVESREALYRRLASQLGGEYQRWQELSRRLDLYERKILIQSKDQANAALAAYQSDAGDFADVLRGLIDDLNTQLDYLRIQTDRAQSYAVLANLGGLQR, from the coding sequence ATGTTGTTACGTTGTTGGGAAAACTCCCACCAGAATAAGCCCGCATTTTCAGGCTGCCGTCTTGCGACTGCCTTGAATGCTGCGCTGTTGCTTTTTGTTTTTGTGGCGCTCGCGCCGATCTACGCGCAAGAGCTCCCGCCTCTTACGCTGACTGAGGCCGAGGAGCTGGCGTTACGTCAGGAACCGGGGCAGGCGGCGTACCTGGCTCGCGCCGATGCTCTTCAGGAACAGGCGGTCGTAGCTGGCCAGTTGCCGGACCCGACGCTGCGCATCGGCCTCGCGAACTTCCCGGTTGAGGCCGGTGGCTTCAGTACTGAAGCTATGACTCAGGCGCAGCTTGGGTTGCGGCAGTCGTTCCCAGCCGGCAAGTCGCGGGTATTCAGTGCGCAGAGATTCCAGTCTCTTGCAGCGGAAATGGAGCAGAACGCCGAAGCTCGTGGTCGCGATGTGCTGTCGATGGTTCGTGGCGCATGGCTTGATGTGTACTACTGGCAACACGCAACCGCGACTGCCAAAGAGTCGCGCCGATACTTTGATGACCTGGTGACTGTCACGCGGTCGTTGTACGCCGTTGGCAAAAAGGACCAGCAGGATGTATTGCGTGCGGACCTCGAGTTGAGTCGGCTCGATGATCGTTTGATCGACTTTCAGCGGCAAGCCGGCACTGCACGAGCGGCGTTGTCGGAGTGGCTTGGTGCCGATGCCGATCGAGCTGTTGCGTCAGAATTGCCGGCGTGGAGCCGCGTTCCTGCGATTGAAAGGTTGCAAGATGAACTGGCCAACCATCCGGCATTGCGCGCTGTCGATTCACAGATAAATGCGCGCCTCGCCGACATTGATATTGCTAAAGAACGTTTCAAGCCCGGGTGGGCGCTGGATCTCGGCTACGGGTATCGCGAGGGCTCGCTGCCGAGCGGGCAACCCCGATCAGATTTCGTTTCTCTTTCCGTGACCGTCGATCTGCCGGTGTTTCGCAAGAACCGCCAGGACCGCTCGCTGGCCGCTGCGCTCGGCGAACGCCGCAGCGCTGTCGAATCCCGCGAGGCACTTTATCGCCGTCTCGCAAGCCAACTCGGAGGCGAGTACCAGCGTTGGCAGGAATTGTCACGCCGCCTTGATCTATACGAGCGAAAGATCCTGATTCAATCAAAGGATCAGGCCAATGCAGCACTGGCTGCTTACCAAAGCGATGCTGGCGATTTTGCCGACGTATTGCGCGGCTTAATCGATGACCTGAACACCCAGCTCGACTACCTGCGTATTCAGACTGATCGCGCGCAAAGTTACGCCGTGCTCGCAAACCTCGGGGGATTGCAGCGATGA
- a CDS encoding glutathione S-transferase family protein, which translates to MLTLYHHAFSQHARRVTALLDEAAIPYSIQHVALNEGAHLRAAYRTVNANRQVPTLVDGTLTIHESNAILRYVCNKYALVDWYPTDPETRAIVDQWLDWNQCRLAPPVTDIVYNRVFMGAGADAAVIASGESQLAELAEILAGTLSSSPYLAGNGPTIADLSVGSNLTQLLLAEMAMAHPVVEAWYQRLSLIPGFARSLPS; encoded by the coding sequence ATGCTCACGCTTTATCATCACGCATTCTCCCAGCACGCACGTCGCGTCACCGCGCTGCTTGATGAGGCCGCCATACCGTATTCCATTCAGCACGTTGCGCTGAACGAAGGGGCGCACCTGCGGGCCGCATACCGGACGGTGAATGCCAACCGACAGGTGCCCACCCTGGTCGACGGCACACTGACAATCCACGAGTCGAATGCGATCCTGCGCTACGTGTGCAACAAGTATGCGCTGGTCGACTGGTACCCGACCGACCCCGAAACGCGGGCGATTGTGGATCAATGGCTGGACTGGAATCAGTGCCGCTTGGCCCCGCCAGTGACCGATATCGTATACAACAGGGTGTTCATGGGTGCCGGCGCCGATGCGGCGGTGATCGCCAGCGGTGAATCTCAATTAGCGGAGCTCGCCGAGATCCTTGCTGGCACGTTATCCAGCAGCCCCTATCTCGCAGGTAACGGGCCCACTATCGCGGATTTGTCGGTCGGCTCGAATCTCACCCAGCTGTTGCTCGCGGAGATGGCGATGGCTCACCCCGTGGTAGAAGCGTGGTACCAACGTCTGTCGTTGATTCCAGGGTTCGCCAGATCGCTGCCTAGCTAG
- a CDS encoding helix-turn-helix transcriptional regulator yields MRRADRLFRIVECLKARQRAVTAGSLAAELEVSVRTVYRDIADLCAANVPIIGEAGIGYVLDRAYTVRPLVFDVEELDALALGAQMVGSWGDRDIARAAQRAIDKITAVLPAPLRAEILQTALFSPPSRAKATITIDFASLRHAIRTRNKVAFHYQALSGAKTVRTVRPLCLAFFGPVWLLASWCEARQDFRNFRLDLMSQLDILAEHFVDEKGKRLIDYQRRQVKEATGEPCEQTATRQP; encoded by the coding sequence ATGCGCAGAGCCGACCGGCTGTTTCGAATCGTCGAGTGTCTAAAGGCACGCCAAAGAGCCGTGACGGCCGGCAGCCTGGCCGCCGAACTGGAGGTTAGTGTCCGCACGGTCTATCGGGACATCGCCGACCTGTGCGCTGCCAATGTGCCGATCATCGGTGAAGCGGGCATAGGCTACGTTCTGGATCGTGCCTACACTGTCCGACCGCTGGTCTTCGACGTTGAAGAGCTGGACGCGCTGGCTCTCGGGGCGCAAATGGTCGGCAGCTGGGGGGACCGCGATATTGCACGGGCAGCGCAACGCGCGATCGATAAGATCACGGCAGTGCTGCCGGCGCCGTTACGTGCCGAAATTCTGCAAACCGCCCTGTTCTCACCGCCCAGTCGGGCGAAGGCAACGATTACGATTGACTTCGCATCACTGCGACACGCCATTCGAACGCGCAATAAAGTCGCGTTTCACTACCAGGCACTGAGCGGCGCGAAGACCGTACGCACGGTCCGGCCACTGTGCCTCGCCTTTTTCGGACCGGTCTGGCTGCTCGCGAGCTGGTGCGAAGCGCGTCAGGACTTCAGAAACTTCCGGCTCGACCTTATGAGCCAGCTGGACATTCTTGCGGAACATTTTGTTGACGAGAAAGGCAAACGACTCATTGATTACCAGCGCCGCCAGGTTAAAGAAGCGACCGGCGAGCCGTGCGAGCAAACTGCAACGCGACAGCCGTGA
- a CDS encoding glutamine synthetase family protein — protein MSTAKDFFAANPHLDSLDLMIVDANGCLRGKRLPADEISAAMDKGVLLPQSLYASDICGHTVSGTGLGIESGDQDRLCYPDPKTLRLVPGSDGRAAQCMLDMQNDAGGPNEASSRQVLRNVIARFHERGLKPTVAIELEFYLLRSRLDQHGMPCPLLDPVSGTTTTQTQVLSLDDLDDVAPFIDAVRDAAALQSVPASAASAEYAPGQYEINLRHTDDPLAACDDAIYLKRIVRRAAKQHDMLATFMAKPFEHLSGSGSHIHISLPDDNGVNRFAVEPETLKMAIAGLQRTMREAMLLYAPNANSFRRYQEGSYVPMSPSWGYNNRSVALRIPGGSVDATRIEHRTPGADCNPYLAMAAVLGGILYGLDEGKQPQPAIEGNAATQCETSLPTDWLTAINEFNNSRWAADYIGTEFQTLLSIIKRAEFAEFQRRVPALDIEWYLHSA, from the coding sequence ATGTCGACAGCCAAGGACTTTTTTGCGGCCAATCCGCATCTCGATTCCCTCGATCTGATGATCGTGGACGCCAACGGGTGCTTGCGCGGCAAGCGGCTACCCGCCGATGAGATCAGTGCGGCCATGGACAAGGGCGTCCTGTTGCCGCAGTCGCTGTACGCGTCGGATATCTGTGGACATACGGTGTCCGGCACGGGTCTGGGCATCGAGTCTGGCGATCAGGATCGGCTTTGCTATCCAGACCCGAAAACCTTGCGCCTGGTTCCTGGCAGCGACGGCCGTGCCGCCCAATGCATGCTCGACATGCAAAACGATGCTGGCGGGCCGAACGAGGCCAGCTCGCGTCAGGTGCTGCGCAACGTCATCGCCAGGTTTCACGAGCGTGGACTCAAACCGACTGTCGCGATCGAACTCGAATTTTACTTGCTACGCAGCCGTCTCGATCAGCACGGCATGCCATGCCCGTTGCTAGACCCGGTAAGTGGCACGACCACGACACAAACCCAGGTTCTCAGTCTGGATGACCTCGACGATGTCGCGCCGTTCATCGATGCGGTGCGCGATGCTGCGGCATTGCAGTCGGTGCCGGCTTCAGCCGCATCGGCCGAGTACGCGCCGGGCCAGTACGAAATCAATTTGCGTCATACCGATGATCCGCTGGCTGCCTGCGATGACGCCATCTACCTGAAACGCATTGTTCGCCGCGCAGCGAAACAACACGACATGCTTGCGACCTTCATGGCCAAGCCGTTCGAGCACCTGTCCGGTTCCGGTTCGCACATCCATATCAGTCTGCCGGATGACAACGGGGTCAATCGATTCGCGGTGGAGCCAGAAACCCTCAAAATGGCCATCGCCGGCCTGCAAAGAACCATGCGCGAGGCGATGTTGCTGTACGCACCGAATGCCAACTCGTTTCGACGCTACCAGGAAGGGTCGTACGTCCCCATGTCGCCGAGCTGGGGTTACAACAACCGTTCCGTGGCATTGCGCATACCCGGCGGTTCCGTGGACGCCACCCGGATCGAACACCGCACACCGGGCGCCGATTGCAATCCCTACCTGGCGATGGCCGCGGTACTGGGAGGAATTCTGTACGGCCTCGATGAGGGCAAACAGCCGCAACCGGCGATTGAAGGCAACGCGGCAACCCAGTGCGAAACATCATTGCCTACAGACTGGCTGACCGCCATCAACGAATTCAACAACAGCCGCTGGGCGGCTGACTATATCGGGACAGAATTTCAAACATTGCTGTCCATCATTAAGCGCGCGGAATTCGCCGAGTTCCAACGCCGTGTGCCGGCACTGGATATCGAGTGGTACCTGCATTCCGCGTAG
- a CDS encoding aminotransferase: MTNRKPLQPATADGANKLHNLDRLHHLHPFTDLQQYANKGGRVVSRAEHIYIFDATDKKIMDGMSGLWCCNLGYSQPTIVAAITEQLQTLPYYNSFFNCSNEAAITLAAELADVMPSGFNRFFFTNSGSEANDTNIRLVHRYFDILEKPQKRIFISRKNAYHGSTIAASSLGGMSAMHKQITGLTYVEHIEQPYWFENGGSNTPEEYGLIAARALEAKIDELGEENVAAFIAEPIQGAGGVIVPPTSYWPEIQRICDERDILLISDEVICGFGRTGNWFGCETYGMKPDLITFAKGVSNGFQPLGGVAVSDKVANVITTSDGEFAHGFTYSGHPAACAAGIATIALLRDSGILEHTRQHLGPYFRQRCQELSEHAIVGEVRTQGMLAAFELVKNKDSKERLGPDGSGAQFARDCAIESGLMVRAVGDSIISAPPFVCSNDEINILIDRLVAALDAASDEFGVRG; the protein is encoded by the coding sequence ATGACCAACCGCAAGCCGCTACAGCCGGCAACTGCCGATGGCGCCAACAAACTGCACAATCTCGACCGGCTGCACCATCTGCATCCGTTTACGGACTTGCAGCAATACGCGAACAAAGGCGGTCGTGTAGTTTCACGCGCGGAACACATTTACATCTTTGACGCGACCGACAAAAAAATCATGGATGGTATGTCGGGATTGTGGTGTTGCAATCTCGGTTACAGCCAACCAACTATTGTTGCCGCAATAACGGAGCAGTTGCAGACGCTGCCTTATTACAACAGTTTCTTCAATTGTTCGAACGAAGCAGCGATCACGCTGGCTGCCGAACTGGCGGATGTAATGCCGTCGGGCTTCAATCGTTTCTTCTTTACCAATTCGGGATCAGAAGCGAACGATACGAACATACGACTCGTGCACCGCTACTTCGATATCCTGGAAAAGCCGCAGAAAAGAATCTTTATCAGTCGCAAGAATGCCTACCATGGCAGCACCATCGCCGCTTCCAGCCTCGGTGGTATGTCTGCCATGCACAAGCAGATTACCGGCCTGACCTACGTCGAGCACATTGAGCAGCCGTACTGGTTCGAGAATGGCGGCTCGAATACGCCCGAAGAGTACGGTCTGATCGCGGCTCGTGCGCTTGAGGCCAAGATCGATGAACTGGGCGAAGAGAATGTGGCTGCATTCATTGCCGAGCCCATCCAGGGAGCAGGCGGCGTCATTGTGCCGCCGACAAGCTACTGGCCGGAGATCCAGCGCATTTGTGACGAGCGCGATATCCTGCTGATCAGTGACGAAGTCATTTGCGGGTTCGGTCGCACCGGCAATTGGTTCGGCTGCGAAACGTACGGGATGAAGCCGGATTTGATCACCTTTGCGAAGGGCGTCAGCAATGGCTTTCAGCCACTAGGCGGCGTCGCGGTTAGCGACAAAGTGGCGAATGTCATTACCACCAGCGATGGCGAATTCGCGCACGGTTTCACCTACAGCGGTCACCCCGCCGCCTGCGCTGCAGGCATCGCAACGATCGCGTTGTTGCGCGATTCCGGAATTCTGGAGCACACCCGGCAACACCTTGGTCCCTATTTCCGGCAGCGCTGCCAGGAATTATCGGAGCACGCGATTGTTGGTGAGGTCCGCACACAGGGAATGCTCGCGGCATTCGAGTTGGTGAAAAACAAGGATTCGAAAGAGCGTCTTGGACCGGATGGGAGCGGCGCGCAATTTGCCAGGGACTGCGCGATAGAGAGTGGGCTGATGGTGAGAGCGGTCGGTGATTCGATTATCTCAGCGCCGCCTTTCGTCTGCAGCAACGACGAGATCAACATTCTTATCGATCGCTTGGTCGCTGCTCTCGATGCAGCCAGCGATGAGTTTGGTGTGCGCGGCTGA